The following are encoded in a window of Thiovulum sp. ES genomic DNA:
- a CDS encoding Flagellar biosynthesis protein FliI (PFAM: ATP synthase alpha/beta family, nucleotide-binding domain~TIGRFAM: ATPase FliI/YscN family): MLLKRVREELGEDVLSPIFGKIKKIDPTKIVGESLSVRVGESVTVKAENIDHETVGMVTEVSNEYFIVTPFGFIEGFKSGDKIFKNSGGLSIPVSDEVLGRVVDPFMRPIDEKGSIGGKKTQMPIMKQPISAMKRGLIDEPFSVGVKSIDSHLTLGKGQKVGIFAGSGVGKSTLLGMVVRGADAPIKVVALIGERGREIPEFIHKNLGGNLENTVIIVATSDDSALMRKYGAFSAMSVAEYFKSQGRDVLFIMDSVTRFAMAQREIGLSLGEPPTSKGYPPSSMSILPQLMERAGKEEGQGSITAVFTILVEGDDMSDPIADQSRSILDGHIVLSRELTDSGIYPPINILNSASRVMSDVVIPEHQEAVQKFKRYYSLLKENETLIRIGAYQVGTDKELDTAIAKKEAMENLLKQPPYEKISFQETVQTLIQIMS, encoded by the coding sequence ATGCTTTTAAAGAGAGTTCGCGAGGAGTTAGGCGAAGATGTTCTTTCGCCTATTTTTGGAAAAATAAAAAAGATTGATCCGACAAAAATTGTTGGAGAATCGCTCTCTGTTAGAGTTGGTGAGAGTGTTACAGTAAAAGCTGAAAATATTGATCATGAAACAGTTGGAATGGTTACTGAAGTTAGTAATGAATATTTTATTGTTACACCATTTGGTTTTATAGAGGGTTTTAAATCTGGAGATAAAATCTTTAAAAACTCTGGTGGTCTCTCAATTCCTGTTAGCGATGAGGTGCTTGGTCGAGTTGTTGATCCATTTATGCGACCAATTGATGAAAAAGGATCGATTGGTGGCAAAAAAACTCAAATGCCAATTATGAAACAACCAATTTCAGCAATGAAACGAGGACTTATTGATGAACCTTTTTCAGTCGGAGTAAAAAGTATAGACTCTCACTTGACACTCGGAAAAGGTCAAAAAGTTGGAATTTTTGCGGGTAGTGGAGTTGGAAAATCTACACTTCTTGGAATGGTTGTTCGTGGAGCAGACGCACCAATAAAAGTTGTCGCACTAATTGGGGAACGGGGTCGTGAAATTCCTGAATTTATCCACAAAAATTTAGGTGGAAATCTTGAAAACACTGTAATAATTGTGGCGACTTCTGACGATTCCGCACTCATGAGAAAATATGGAGCTTTTTCAGCAATGAGTGTCGCCGAATATTTCAAATCTCAAGGTCGAGATGTTCTCTTTATTATGGATAGTGTAACTCGTTTTGCAATGGCACAACGGGAAATCGGACTCTCTCTCGGTGAGCCACCAACCTCAAAAGGGTATCCGCCATCGTCGATGTCAATTCTTCCGCAACTTATGGAAAGAGCGGGAAAAGAGGAGGGACAAGGCTCTATTACAGCAGTATTTACAATTCTTGTTGAAGGTGATGATATGAGCGATCCAATTGCTGACCAAAGTCGAAGTATTCTTGACGGACACATTGTTCTTTCTCGTGAATTGACAGATTCTGGAATCTATCCGCCGATAAATATTTTGAATTCTGCATCGCGAGTTATGAGTGATGTTGTAATTCCTGAACATCAAGAAGCAGTTCAGAAATTCAAAAGATACTATTCACTCTTAAAAGAAAATGAGACACTTATCCGAATTGGTGCTTATCAAGTTGGAACAGACAAAGAACTTGACACAGCAATTGCAAAAAAAGAGGCGATGGAAAATCTATTAAAACAGCCACCTTACGAAAAGATTAGTTTTCAGGAAACAGTTCAAACACTTATTCAAATCATGAGTTAA
- a CDS encoding outer membrane receptor protein (PFAM: TonB-dependent Receptor Plug Domain; TonB dependent receptor): protein MKKSFLVLSPILLFGETINLETFTVASEKENEIGTKEAIQISQKPDLSEILSQNIPQINLSRTSGIGNDIILRGQQRDNIAVVIDDSTIYGACPNRMDPAIMHISTSSVEDVEIREGVFDITQYGSLAGTVHVKSREPDGNGESSVSVNVNSVGAERTAVELELGDEVFAGHIGYSYEKGKQYEDGNGNDFAEQIIELTENGTDKQKTVRYKDPDLDAYTRQNWFGNFVYRLDDQQKIQFRYFGDRADDVLYPIFGMDALEDETHFFNLKYEAFELGDFSKKFKTNVFYSKVYHDMGNEFRLSSNNMIGNHRVESIAKGLKIENVIGGNSLSSTLGFDFMEKTWDGNFYVNDVFSYTMIPDVKTDDFAFYGDTKWSDEVFELTFGTRLDFVKIEAGSLDTINPYAKKSGTYKGAKKNDYFGLGANLFGRYFVGDETSLFLGFGQSTRFPNAKELYMNKIAKTPDGNPFFSIKGNPDLKETKNREIDLGFDSSSFGSKISGKVFYSYLIDYIYAYNNSTGLGFTNLDATIWGFDLTASKELFKNLNGKIGFAYQRGEKVDAIDGQTDKDLAEIPPMKFLGNLEYRIPQEYSVRLETVWGGEPEIDSDNGEKEISNYFVANLKSSYDFSKNLVANFGVDNIFNEVYALNNSYIGRGVNSTTPDEIFILNEMGRNYFFTLTYKY from the coding sequence ATGAAAAAAAGCTTTTTAGTGCTTTCTCCAATTTTGCTTTTTGGAGAAACAATCAATTTAGAAACATTTACAGTCGCATCGGAAAAAGAGAATGAAATTGGGACAAAAGAAGCTATTCAGATTTCTCAAAAACCAGACTTAAGCGAGATTTTAAGCCAAAATATTCCGCAAATAAATTTATCGAGAACTTCAGGAATTGGAAACGACATTATTTTACGAGGACAACAGCGAGATAACATCGCAGTTGTAATTGATGATTCCACAATTTACGGAGCTTGTCCAAATCGAATGGACCCTGCAATTATGCATATTTCGACCTCATCGGTAGAAGATGTTGAAATTCGTGAAGGTGTTTTTGACATCACCCAATATGGTAGTTTGGCGGGAACTGTTCATGTCAAAAGTCGAGAGCCAGATGGAAATGGAGAAAGCTCTGTTTCTGTAAATGTAAATTCTGTTGGTGCGGAAAGAACTGCCGTTGAATTAGAACTTGGCGATGAGGTTTTTGCTGGACATATTGGATATTCGTATGAAAAAGGGAAACAGTATGAAGACGGAAATGGAAATGATTTTGCTGAACAAATTATTGAATTGACTGAAAATGGAACAGATAAGCAAAAAACAGTTCGATACAAAGACCCAGATTTAGATGCTTACACTCGGCAAAATTGGTTTGGTAATTTTGTTTATCGATTGGATGACCAACAGAAAATTCAATTCAGATATTTTGGCGATCGTGCTGATGATGTTTTGTATCCAATTTTTGGAATGGATGCACTTGAAGATGAAACTCACTTTTTCAATTTGAAATATGAAGCTTTTGAGTTGGGGGATTTTTCAAAAAAATTTAAAACAAATGTTTTCTATTCCAAAGTCTATCACGACATGGGAAATGAGTTCCGACTTAGTTCAAACAACATGATTGGAAATCACAGAGTCGAATCAATTGCAAAAGGTCTCAAAATTGAAAATGTGATTGGTGGAAATTCTCTCTCTTCAACTCTTGGTTTTGATTTTATGGAAAAAACTTGGGACGGAAACTTTTATGTAAATGATGTTTTTTCATACACGATGATTCCTGATGTGAAAACCGATGATTTTGCATTTTATGGGGATACAAAATGGAGCGATGAGGTCTTTGAATTGACTTTTGGAACTCGATTAGATTTTGTCAAGATTGAAGCAGGTTCGCTTGATACAATAAACCCTTATGCAAAAAAAAGCGGAACATATAAAGGTGCAAAGAAAAACGACTATTTTGGACTCGGTGCAAATCTTTTTGGTAGATATTTTGTTGGCGATGAGACTTCACTTTTCTTAGGTTTTGGTCAAAGCACAAGATTTCCAAATGCCAAAGAACTTTATATGAATAAAATTGCAAAAACACCCGACGGCAATCCGTTTTTCTCAATTAAGGGAAATCCAGATTTAAAAGAGACAAAAAACCGTGAAATTGACTTAGGTTTTGACTCTTCATCTTTTGGTAGCAAAATTTCTGGAAAAGTTTTCTACTCTTACCTTATCGATTATATTTATGCCTATAACAACAGCACAGGCTTAGGTTTTACAAATCTTGATGCAACTATTTGGGGGTTTGACTTAACTGCATCAAAAGAGCTTTTTAAAAACTTAAATGGAAAAATTGGTTTTGCTTATCAAAGAGGCGAAAAAGTTGATGCAATTGATGGACAAACAGACAAAGACCTTGCTGAAATTCCACCAATGAAATTCCTTGGAAATTTAGAATACAGAATCCCGCAAGAATATAGTGTGCGACTTGAAACAGTTTGGGGTGGTGAACCTGAAATTGATAGCGACAATGGTGAAAAAGAGATTTCAAACTATTTTGTTGCAAACCTAAAAAGTAGCTATGACTTTTCAAAAAACCTAGTTGCAAATTTTGGAGTCGATAATATTTTTAACGAAGTCTATGCTCTAAATAATTCATACATTGGTCGAGGTGTAAATTCTACAACTCCTGATGAAATATTTATCTTAAATGAAATGGGAAGAAATTACTTTTTTACTCTAACTTACAAATATTAA